The Sander lucioperca isolate FBNREF2018 chromosome 4, SLUC_FBN_1.2, whole genome shotgun sequence DNA segment gcttagagcacctttaaagaaaACGTCTTCCAGATAGTAACTATGATCCACTATTTGATCATTTATTTCGACTGACCCTTTGTCTGTGTCCCTCCTGTAGTGCAGGCAGTGCCCATGCCATCGGGTGACAACAGTGACGAGTGCATTTTGAAGCCCACCCCTCCCAAACCCTCTGGGCCAGCTCCCTCTGCttcccctgctgctgctgtccagaGCGCCCCTCCCAAAGACGAGAGTAAAAAGAAGCCAGAGAAAAAAGGTAACagctggagagagaaaaaaacgatGGCACATTGCAGGGTTTTCTTATGAGTCCTTTTGAAGTTTTCAcatcaaataaaatacaatgaaaCCTCTAGATACAGTATGTCATCACAGCAACATTTGTGTCTTGTATTTCATTTTCAGATTGTCAGTAGGAAAGCCCATATAAGGACCGATTCATTACTCTAAAGGCAATTGACCTTTCTCCAAACATGTTTTTTCCACATGAATTTGTAATATCAGGTGATAATGAATGTAAGGCAGCAGTATTGGCCTCTTAAGGTATCCAAGATCTCTGGGCCTCAGTAGtaagtagggtgaccagacgtcccgaaaAATTCGGGACAGTCCCGAAATCCAAGCAGTTGTCCCGAATCCTGCCCTAATTGTCCCGAACATTAGAGCAAAGTCTCAAGAGCAGACTCCCGAGTAGTTATAGTCTGATTAATAAGCTACGTTGTAGTAATTGAATCCAATTTAAGAATGATTTAATGTTTTGTGGATGTGCGTCATTTTAGGACCCCACCATAAAACCAAAGTATGTGTCAAATATAATGGCATTAAACTGGTTTACATTTGTGataaatttataataaaaaaaaaaaaaaaagaacaagaaaatCCCTTCCACAGAATTTCAATTAAATCACTCAAATACTTAGTTTGGTTTCAGCAATAAGTTATCCAGAATAATTAGAGGAGCTGTCAGGCATGGACAGGGAATGATTAGCACTGGGTGTGTTTACGGGGGTTATAATTtaggaagagaaagaaacaagCTTTAAGACACTGACAAATGCATTTCTGtgtctggattttttttacatccaGATGTTAGGGAGCTGTTAATGAGATTTACTTCTTCCTCTTTTATAAGGTGGTGTACATGATCAATTCCTTGTCTGTGTTCTCACCTCATCCAAACAGTCATCACTTGTTAGTCTACTAACCCATGTGTAACCTTAAAGTAGTCGGTGAGGTTTTACGTGCTGTCATCACAGCAGAACATTGATTACACAGGAGACATGTTGAATATCAAAAGCAAGGGTTGGAATTAATATTATTCAGAGCTGGTGGGGGCTCAGAGGAATGATTAAAGACTGTGTAATCATTTAATCAGTGCAACCCACTGGAATGAATGTGTAAGCAAACCAGGCGAGTGAAAGGTACTTGGTACCTCTCGGAAGGGAAGCATCTGCTCTTCTGCTATGTCATTGGAACGTGTAGCACTCAGCCAAAAGGGGGTATTGGTATTGTCATTTAGTCAAGGTATGTGCGTGCCCGACATTTCTGGGAAGAGGTGAAAAAGTAATTGTCTTttccttaattttttttatttacttatgGATCACTTGAAACGCATGCCCCTGCATGCAACCCCGAGGCCTGTCATTGGCGGGCTTTGTTTTCGTTTATAGGAGGAAATTAAATCTGATTCCAGACAGATGCCCAGTATTCTTTCAactatgatttgtttttttataatttccctTGGAGCGATACCAGTTGGCTGAAATATTCTCAGTGCTTTAAAGCAAACACTTCCGATAATATCACGCACATTTAGCATGAAAACTCTCACATATGCCTCTGTTCAGCAAACTTTCCCTCAACACATGATTTAAGCTACTGTCTGACTttccaacgtgacatcatgatttcgcgtaaacatacacaccactttcTGAAGCCAAGTGACGTGTTATCTCTATGCATTGTGCATCCAACTGAACACCCGACCAAAGTGTTATACCAAACTTGTTAAAATAGCACAAATACATTGCACAGAAATACTAAAATTATTCAATACAACGCATGTAGTAACAGTGTTtgcatcttcttcttcttttttgccaGGAGGGGATAAGGCAGAGAAGAAGCAGGCAGCGCCCAACCAAGAAGACGCCAAGGTGGACGTGTCTCGTCTGGACCTGCGCGTTGGACGTATAATCACGGCTGAGAAGCACCCAGACGCCGACAGTCTCTATGTGGAGCAGGTGGATGTGGGGGAGGCTTCTCCGAGGACGGTGGTCAGCGGGTTGGTCAAGCACATACCTCTGGACCAGGTACTGTACAACTCATATACACTCTATAGCTTAAACGATACCAAAGCTGTAgcaaactggcaactgagtggaATTTGCAGAATGGGAAGACATTTCTTGAATATCATGTGATAAAATTCTGTGTAATTAACAGAGGTCGGGTCAGGGAACTTTGTCATAGGATGAATTGGCCACCTCACAAAAATCCAGATTATATGAAGAGATTCACACCCATTCACTGATTTAGCTTGAGTTTGAATGTCTCATCAGGCTGCAGGTCACAAGCCTGTAGATGTCAAACTCCACATGTGCCATGCCTCCTACAGTGTCTGCTTATGAGTGAGAAAAATGTAGACTTCAATACAAATTAGATTTTCCTGTTAACTTTATGAATCCCTGAAGAGACTCTATTTGACTTGTCTTTACTAGACACACAAGCAGTGGTGTATGTATACATTAATGGCTCACTCAGTGTCATAAGGATTTATTAGTCAATTTAAAGTGAGTTATTAGGTAAACTCTGTGTTGACGTTTCTGCTTAGAAACTCAACATCAGGATCTCCATCAAATATTGGTGTTTATTTTGCTTTCACATTTATGATTTGCTCCTGGAGCAAAGTAATTTGTGCACTAGTTACTTTTATGGTCATCGTATTTTTGAGTTTGTCTCTTCATATTTTTAGACCAGGGAGCCTTTGTGCATTACACTTCTGCATTATACTCTATGTAGACAGTGTATCCTTTAAATGGAACCATGTGCTTGCTGAAACCATGTGTAACAAACCCTGTCCGACTTTgtcaaaaaagaagaagctatTATAACTTAAAGGAAAAATACTTGTGACTACAGCTTTTCCATGCACACGGACAAATATTAGACATTAGCTTCTTACTGTAAAACTGTTGACACTGTTGCAGCAGTGGCATTTTGTGGCAGTCTGATTTGAAGTGACTGTTAGATAGGCCAAACTACTGCTGCCTTTTATGTGTCTGCATCAGTCCATTACTTACAGTCTAAAATCAAGTTATTACTTTTCTTTCTTATTGGTATAAGCCATTATCTATTTCTGTCAAGCAAGCAGGGGTGAAATATCTGAGGAAATATATCATGGGTTTTATGGCAGTACTCCTGATTGTCTGTACTCAGATAAATATAGGGTTGTTATAAAAGTTCAATACGAGTCTGAGACAAATTATTGTTAAGTGTCTACAGTGCACATGAAATATTGTTCAAGTCAAactgtttgttttgtaaataCTGTTAGAGAACATTCACATACTATCCTTCACTtggaatgaaaaatgaaaacaactaCCAAAATCCTGTCAAAGCAACATGATGGATTTTAGATTTATGTAGCAATTTCTTAGAGGATGTCCCtcaaaaaaaaaggtatgaTTATTTTCTGGGAACTGGTATACATCATCTCATGGAATGCTGGATTTCGCTTTCTCTCGGCTTTTGGCAGAAATTGCCTTTGGTCTTCTTTTAAATTTTGGTAAGCCGCAGAGGTCTCCAGGCTCGAGTTTTAAAGTTTTCCTGTTTGCTCTCTTTGGTTTATGTAATAAGGCAAGCAAACCATAAACCTTGGACAAAGAGATTGCAATTGGCATTATTGTTTATATTGGATTATGACCACATCAGttgaaggtgtttttttttctgaaataaatTGGGTATAcgtgtgtttttcttctctatTGTCAAGAGTATTTAggctgtaaaaatgtatttaatcttCTGTCCCCCGTGCAGATGCAAAACCGCATGGCAGTTCTGCTATGTAACCTGAAGCCAGCCAAGATGAGAGGAGTGGTGTCCCAGGCTATGGTCATGTGTGCCAGCTCACCAGACAAGGTCGAAATTCTGGATCCCCCAAGTGGATCAGCACCAGGGGACAGACTTACTTTCCAGGGATTCCCAGGTACCAGCACATGATTACTGTACCCCTCAAAACATAAACGCTTAAATGTTACAATCACATTCAACCAAACGGACACTATGCTTCCTCAACACTGAGTGACTGTCAACGATTGTCATGGAATTAAGCCCGCTGAAAGAATTTTCCCAGCTTAGTTTCCACAAAATGCCTCCGACTTTAGGAAATGAAGGGTGTCGTTTAACCTTCTCACTGCCAGAAACAACACCAATCACGATGCGATCTCAGACCCCACTGAAAGCTCTCATTGAAGGACTCCTCAGTTCTGTTTGGTGGTGGCTTAATGACCTGTGACTGCTGATTTGACAAACTAATCAACGCTCATTGCTGGGAATTTaacctcttttttttaatagtcaGTCGGAAAGATAAGTGTCCTACAGTAAGTCTTTTGTTAAGTTCGACTAATGTAAATGAGTTTGTAAAAAAGAACACGTGAACCCTGTTTCTTATTAGTTTACACATCAACTAGACCGTACAAGAGTCTAGGTCCCTCCTGTGAAGTATTCCAAACACAACCTCGAATGAATGTGGCCTACAATCATATCGGTGACGAGCAGAGGATTGTTCTTGTTATTCTCATATTCTTTTGAGAACAACAAGCAAAATGGGAGTTCcctgtggaaaaaaagtgaagaggaggaggatatAATGAAGGTGGATTTGTGGTCCAACTACCCGCAGCCCAGCTGCATCAGCCGAGGCTTTCATCCCTGCAGTACACATGTCCCAGCCACTCTAAAAGCTGTTTGATTCATGAGGGATCTCTTTGGCCAGAAATTATTTTTATGGATCCTTCATTAAAAAGAGTCCTATTCAAAACTTGGTTGATGTTGATTTGTCTTGGTGCCGtgttcttgtttgtttaaaacagtaaaaactgAGCCTGTCTTCTGAAGTAcatataattaaaaataaaaaataaaatgtctcctacttttcctcttttctcccaCCAAAGCGCCAtagtacagattcaattacagcCAATCCACTGCTGGTGTGACTACATGGTTGTAATTGCCCACATTTCCCCAACTAATGGAGCCCAGTACTTCTGCTTAAACTTAAGAATGCACTCAAGATGCTCATCAAAACCTCTTTCACGCTTCTGATCAAAACTGATTGTTGCCACTCTTGGGTCATAAACCGGCAGAAATGGCAGCGTTGGgaaattaaacac contains these protein-coding regions:
- the aimp1a gene encoding aminoacyl tRNA synthase complex-interacting multifunctional protein 1a encodes the protein MFLARSLFKMSSPNPLLRLEQRAAEADQIIEYLKQQVQLLKDKAIVQASVREEKKLMVENAKLKNDIEELKKQLLEKEKKRGVQAVPMPSGDNSDECILKPTPPKPSGPAPSASPAAAVQSAPPKDESKKKPEKKGGDKAEKKQAAPNQEDAKVDVSRLDLRVGRIITAEKHPDADSLYVEQVDVGEASPRTVVSGLVKHIPLDQMQNRMAVLLCNLKPAKMRGVVSQAMVMCASSPDKVEILDPPSGSAPGDRLTFQGFPGEPDKELNPKKKVWEQVQPDLRTDGQCVATYKGAAFEVAGKGVCKAQTMSNSGIK